GTAAAGCAGAGCAAGGTTTACCTGTTGGAGGTCAAGGAGTTTCTTCTCTAAATCTCTGACAGCGTCATGACGTTCCTGAATCTCAGCTAGTGTATCCATTATCTGCGAAGCCAGAAAATAACCTAACTTGAGACACACGCAGCTGTTGTCTTGTTGCTTAGGTAGTCATGCTATTGCCTAAACATAGATACCAACCTGGCCTCGTCCTTGCTCCATTATAGCTTTCTGGAAAATCTGCTCACTGTCTCCGGTTTCAATCAATCTATCAACCATCTACACACCCCAAAGAGATTATCATTAGCCGATACTTCAATAGATCTAAATTGAGAAAAAAACTATTAAGTTCTTACCTCTTCATCAGCTCGTTGTCCAGTCACTACCATTGTCAACAATCAAAACAACACAAACAATAGCTATCAGAAGATCAACAATGAAAAACAGTTGAGTCTACAGATAGATTCTCAAATTCAAAAACCTGTAAACACACGCCTCTCCACAACTTCTCTGTATTCTTGGTGAATGTTTTGTCTTAGAGTCTGCAGTGAACAAACTTTAAAAGCTTAGGACTAACTTTCTTGGAGGATTTTGAAGAACCACTTCTCAAAACTTACTTGGAATTCAGATATCTTGTCCTTGAACTTCTTCTTTATCGCGCTGCGGATAAAAACATATTAAGTAAGGGACCAGAATCTTGAAACATAGCAATAGATTCAGGAAACAAAAACTCACATAGTTGTGGCTGTTCTTGTTCTGTCTACTCCAGTTCCTTTCCCACATCCCGGTTTACTCCGGTTCTCCAAATTCTGTGTAAATCAATTCAGAACATATAAAGAGAAGCAACAATGTATTCATCTCTAAGCGGCCTAACCTCTCTATCAAGTTCTTCAATCTTTCCTTTGATGAAACGAGAGATTCGTCCCACTTCATCAACATCTCTCTCCATCCTCTGCTTGATTGCTAAACAACAAGAGACATATTTCAATGTGTTTGTAAGATTTAAAATTCGAAGTCATTTTGAGTTACATTTCATTGCAGGACCCTTGGTGACGGCTTTAGTCTCCTCGTGTGCTGCCTGAAGCTTCTTGAGATGCTTGTCAAGCTTCTCATATTGATTATCGATTTCTCCGACCTAAACAGTTCATATAATATGATCTCAATATACACATTTGACACTTATTGAGAAGAGTTACAGAGGGATGAAACGTATTTACCTTTTTGAAGAAACCAGCGAGGCCGAGATCTCCAGAGTTACCTGGTCCATGTGCTGACTCGATATCGCTTCTGTTAGATCGATCTCTCGAGAACTCTGACGAACCCTGTCCAATAAAAAGCGTTTGTCACATCATCTTATAATATGGTATAACCCAAGCCTTTGTCCCGGGGGAAAATGTCGAGCTAAAGAAACGTTATATAATACAAACTTGTAACCCAAGCAATAAGCCCTACGTAGTTTCTAATTTTAATTACACGGAAACGTTGCTTGGCGTAGAAGTTAGAACAAAAATGGTCCAAAGAAAAGTTGGAAGGGAAAGATAAAGACAAACCTTTAAGAGGTCGTTCATTGTCGGAGAACTTGGTTAGAGAAGAAGAAGAAGATCTATAAGATAGGATGAAAAGAAACTTGTTGAACAATCAACCAAAATCCAGATCCCATGCAGAAAAATCTAACCTAAATATACATAAATAAAGTTTAAGAAAATAGAACAAGAAGGAAAAGCAAACCTGGTTTTATCAGATAAACCCAGATCTCTCTTGTTCTCTTTCTTTTTTGTGTGTTTTTCCCTTTTTAATCATAGAATTTAATAAGAAAAAGATAATACAAAGAGAAGATGAGAGATGGCCCTTCTTTACCGTATCAAACACAGCACTAAGGTTAGGGTGAATGGTTAAGATCTCATTTGATTATTTGATTTAGTTTTTTT
This sequence is a window from Brassica oleracea var. oleracea cultivar TO1000 chromosome C1, BOL, whole genome shotgun sequence. Protein-coding genes within it:
- the LOC106299756 gene encoding putative syntaxin-131 yields the protein MNDLLKGSSEFSRDRSNRSDIESAHGPGNSGDLGLAGFFKKVGEIDNQYEKLDKHLKKLQAAHEETKAVTKGPAMKSIKQRMERDVDEVGRISRFIKGKIEELDRENLENRSKPGCGKGTGVDRTRTATTIAIKKKFKDKISEFQTLRQNIHQEYREVVERRVFTVTGQRADEEMVDRLIETGDSEQIFQKAIMEQGRGQIMDTLAEIQERHDAVRDLEKKLLDLQQVFLDMAVLVDAQGEMLDNIENMVSSAVDHVQSGNNQLTKALKKQKSSRKWMCIAILILLIIIIITVVSVIKPWTQKHGAHGGA